In the genome of Cyprinus carpio isolate SPL01 unplaced genomic scaffold, ASM1834038v1 S000006746, whole genome shotgun sequence, one region contains:
- the LOC109075763 gene encoding zinc finger BED domain-containing protein 4-like gives MSAVWQYFTVDFPTSKTAKCNICKEAISRGGTNVANFNTSNLIKHLKTRHTKEHDEFTKAKGKKKDELQQQTLETAFQRRDKFPKDSQKATKITDKIVEFIVLDDQPLSVVENVGFRRLMEHLEPRYCLPGRKYISETALPKLYETVREHILCMLKDVHAISFTTDIWSSDVCPMSLLSLTSHWVDRESTFTPRSAVLHANEFRGSHTGTSIAEAIEEMLVKWKIPKSNVHVVLRDNASNMKKAMDEMDVASLGCFAHTLQLVVHEGLLSQRSVSDALANGSKIVGHFKHSPLATTRLEDIQKDLQMPTKRLHQDVATRWNSTYYMVESLLEQKRSISAYGADHDLPVTLTSYQWALLEKIIIVLAPFEELTRQISSSTSSAAEVIPSVTVLKRLLARENEGDTGIKTMKTTLLEAVQKRFKTIENEPLYAVATLLDPRFKDRYFTGADSNKNAKDALTQEVEKMEAALLSRTTPEGAETVPENPKAPRLEAQPDSSSSSRKSSLKGLFEEILQEHDEERGASSTSTQVQNQIQTYLTEQTVPRSDSPFQYWGVNQIRFPTLAATAAKFLCAPCTSVDSERLFSVASNIIDARRNRLGGERAEMLIFLKKNLPLLLKL, from the exons ATGTCGGCAGTTTGGCAGTACTTTACAGTGGATTTTCCCACCAGTAAGACGGCGAAATGCAACATATGCAAAGAAGCAATTTCGAGGGGTGGCACGAATGTTGCAAATTTCAACACCAGCAACTTAATCAAACATTTGAAGACACGACACACTAAAGAGCATGACGAATTCACCAAAGCTAAGGGTAAAAAAAAGGACGAACTGCAGCAACAAACTCTGGAAACTGCCTTCCAGCGACGAGATAAATTCCCCAAAGACAGCCAAAAAGCAACAAAGATAACCGACAAAATTGTGGAGTTTATTGTCCTGGATGACCAACCCCTGTCTGTCGTCGAAAATGTGGGATTTCGCCGCTTAATGGAGCATTTGGAGCCAAGGTACTGTTTGCCAGGTCGTAAATATATCTCTGAAACTGCGCTACCCAAATTATACGAGACAGTTAGGGAACACATTTTGTGTATGCTGAAAGACGTGCATGCAATCAGCTTTACCACGGACATTTGGAGCTCCGACGTGTGCCCCATGTCTTTGCTAAGTTTAACGTCACACTGGGTGGACAGAGAGTCAACATTTACCCCTCGAAGTGCGGTGCTGCACGCGAACGAGTTCCGAGGGTCACAtactggcacatcaattgccgAAGCAATTGAGGAGATGCTAGTAAAATGGAAAATCCCCAAGTCCAACGTTCATGTTGTTTTGCGCGACAACGCTAGCAACATGAAGAAAGCCATGGACGAGATGGATGTAGCAAGTTTGGGATGCTTCGCCCACACTCTCCAGCTGGTGGTGCATGAAGGACTACTGTCACAGAGAAGTGTGAGTGATGCACTGGCGAATGGTAGCAAGATAGTCGGTCATTTCAAACACTCGCCACTGGCTACTACACGCCTGGAGGATATTCAAAAAGATCTCCAAATGCCCACCAAACGTCTGCACCAAGACGTAGCAACACGATGGAACAGTACCTACTATATGGTCGAAAGTTTACTGGAGCAGAAGCGGTCAATTTCAGCATATGGAGCTGACCACGACCTGCCAGTGACCCTTACGTCTTACCAGTGGGCTTTACTGGAGAAAATCATCATTGTTCTGGCACCATTTGAAGAACTGACCAGACAGATTAGCTCCTCCACCTCTTCTGCAGCTGAAGTCATTCCCTCAGTCACAGTGCTGAAACGCCTGCTTGCTCGGGAGAACGAGGGGGACACGGGTATAAAAACCATGAAAACAACCCTTCTTGAGGCTGTCCAGAAAAGATTCAAGACCATCGAGAATGAGCCCTTGTATGCAGTTGCCACTCTTTTAGACCCACGATTCAAAGACAG atACTTCACAGGAGCAGACAGCAACAAGAATGCCAAGGATGCTCTGACCCAAGAGGTGGAGAAGATGGAGGCAGCGTTACTGAGCAGGACCACACCTGAGGGAGCAGAGACAGTGCCAGAAAACCCCAAAGCCCCACGTCTGGAAGCACagccagacagcagcagcagcagcagaaagagCAGCTTGAAAGGCCTGTTTGAGGAAATCCTGCAGGAGCATGATGAGGAACGTGGGGCAAGTAGCACTAGCACACAAGTTCAAAATCAAATACAGACATATTTGACAGAGCAAACGGTCCCACGCTCAGACAGCCCCTTCCAGTACTGGGGAGTCAACCAAATTCGTTTTCCCACCCTGGCTGCCACTGCTGCAAAGTTTCTCTGTGCTCCTTGTACCAGTGTTGACAGTGAGAGACTGTTCAGTGTAGCATCCAACATTATTGATGCAAGAAGAAACAGGCTAGGAGGAGAGAGGGCAGAAATGCTCATCTTCTTGAAGAAGAATCTGCCTTTGCTCTTGAAATTATGA